Proteins from a single region of Runella sp. SP2:
- a CDS encoding glycoside hydrolase family 2 protein, which produces MKLTSLFFLLSFSAFAQFSIRHSNAIPLHGQWSFAMDTREVGATKGWYKDNYAVGGWDKVNVPHCFSVDPRYQFYTGTVWYRKSFPWQVQAGKRVILHFDAAYYATTVWLNNQKIGTHDGGYTPFRFDITDYLKSGDNVLAVSVNNDTWQTGSIPGAKDNGNANDPFPGWINYGGLVRPVYLTIEPELYLENLKIDAQPDLATGTATLRLQARVRNASATTQNPKLITSVLLGNQALKLVWKNVSPSVAAGKTGLLEAETSLKAADVKLWNIDSPQLYQLQAVVGSDTLSSSFGIRKVEVKNTQLLLNGQPIRLAGGNRVVDYPSLGSLEPDWLVEKDFRLMKEAGMEFHRLTHYTPSETFYDLADRYGMLIITEAGNWQLTPTQMDNDTIREKFKQQFREMAERDWNHPSVIAYSVGNEYLSETPSGQRWTKDMMVYGKSLDPSRLFTFASMRLNILPAKPEDEATQYCDFVSTNTYGNHAKIFDHIHALYPDKPILISEWGIRADTPTGEAGQVSHLEKVMAEIRQRPYIVGASWWSFNDYQSRHAGTNPNGYRPWGLVGPERNKRLLYHAHRREMAPLTLEKVRFQAGSQGVHQLVVRVNNRSDFPAYALKNYTLKTGEITLNIPDLAPGQSAEIMIPVRGFEQKLTLEIVKPTGYSVISETFELK; this is translated from the coding sequence ATGAAACTAACAAGTTTATTTTTCTTACTATCCTTTTCAGCTTTTGCCCAATTTAGTATTCGTCATTCCAATGCCATTCCTCTACATGGGCAATGGTCGTTTGCCATGGATACGCGAGAAGTCGGAGCAACCAAAGGCTGGTACAAAGACAACTATGCCGTGGGGGGCTGGGACAAAGTAAACGTGCCTCACTGCTTTTCGGTGGACCCGCGCTATCAGTTTTACACAGGAACCGTCTGGTACCGTAAGTCGTTTCCGTGGCAAGTGCAGGCGGGTAAACGCGTGATTTTGCACTTTGATGCGGCCTATTACGCCACGACGGTTTGGCTCAATAATCAGAAAATTGGAACGCACGATGGTGGCTATACGCCGTTTCGTTTTGACATTACTGATTACCTAAAATCGGGCGATAACGTGCTGGCCGTTTCTGTCAATAACGATACGTGGCAAACGGGCTCTATTCCTGGTGCGAAAGACAACGGCAATGCCAACGACCCTTTTCCAGGGTGGATTAACTACGGAGGTTTGGTTCGTCCCGTTTATCTGACCATTGAGCCCGAACTATACCTCGAAAACCTTAAAATAGACGCTCAACCCGATTTAGCGACGGGAACGGCGACCCTCCGCTTGCAAGCCCGCGTTCGCAACGCTTCTGCCACTACCCAAAATCCCAAACTCATCACTTCCGTTTTGTTGGGAAATCAAGCTTTAAAATTGGTGTGGAAAAACGTTTCGCCCTCCGTTGCTGCGGGAAAAACGGGGTTGCTGGAGGCCGAAACTTCCCTCAAAGCCGCCGATGTAAAATTGTGGAATATTGACTCGCCCCAGCTTTATCAGCTTCAAGCCGTGGTGGGTAGCGATACCCTTTCAAGCTCATTTGGAATTCGTAAAGTAGAGGTGAAAAACACCCAACTGCTCCTCAACGGACAACCTATTCGCTTGGCGGGCGGGAATCGGGTAGTTGATTACCCAAGTCTGGGCTCGCTAGAACCCGATTGGTTGGTCGAGAAAGATTTTCGGTTGATGAAAGAAGCAGGAATGGAGTTTCATCGTTTGACCCACTATACCCCCAGCGAAACGTTTTACGACCTAGCCGACCGTTACGGAATGCTCATCATCACTGAAGCAGGCAACTGGCAACTTACCCCTACTCAGATGGACAATGACACCATTCGTGAGAAGTTCAAACAGCAGTTTCGGGAAATGGCCGAGCGCGACTGGAACCACCCGAGCGTCATTGCGTACAGTGTTGGGAATGAGTACTTGTCCGAAACGCCTTCGGGACAACGTTGGACCAAAGACATGATGGTCTATGGCAAAAGCCTTGACCCTAGTCGTTTGTTTACTTTCGCGTCCATGCGTCTGAATATTTTACCCGCCAAACCTGAAGACGAAGCTACTCAATACTGCGATTTTGTATCGACCAATACTTATGGCAACCATGCCAAGATATTTGACCACATCCACGCACTTTATCCCGATAAGCCCATTCTCATCAGCGAGTGGGGAATCCGCGCCGATACGCCCACGGGTGAAGCAGGGCAAGTCAGTCATTTGGAAAAGGTGATGGCTGAGATTCGCCAGCGTCCATACATCGTGGGTGCTTCGTGGTGGTCTTTTAATGATTACCAAAGCCGACACGCAGGTACGAACCCCAACGGCTATCGTCCGTGGGGGCTGGTGGGGCCAGAGCGCAACAAGCGCCTCCTTTACCACGCTCATCGCCGCGAAATGGCACCCCTTACGCTCGAAAAAGTACGTTTTCAGGCAGGCAGTCAAGGTGTTCATCAGTTGGTTGTTCGGGTCAACAACCGCAGCGATTTCCCTGCCTATGCGTTGAAAAACTACACGCTCAAAACGGGCGAAATCACTTTAAACATCCCCGATTTAGCCCCAGGACAAAGTGCCGAAATAATGATTCCTGTACGTGGTTTTGAACAAAAACTTACGCTGGAAATCGTCAAACCCACAGGCTACTCGGTCATCAGTGAGACCTTTGAATTAAAATAA
- a CDS encoding sodium:solute symporter family protein translates to MNSLIDTAVIFIFSAFVLGIGMLFARTGRNLKSFFAGGEAVPWFIGGLSLFMSFFSAGTFVAWGSIAYKHGWVAVTIQWTMCIGAIITALFLSPRWRATGNLTAAEFIRERLGERVQKTYIGIFTLVSVFIKGSVLYPVAKLVSVSLGFPLIESTIVLGIFMIAYTAVGGLWAVMVTDILQFVILTAAVFILLPLSLSKVGGFESFTHQVPDDFFNFLHGEYTFGFVMAFVLYHIAYIGGNWTFVQRYTSVDSPKSARKVAFLFAALYFISPMIWMLPPMIYRALNPSLEGLDTENAYLMICKSVLPPGLLGLMLTGMYFSTSASANTTLNVVSAVFTNDIYKGFINPQASDQQLIKVARRSSWGFGLGMIVIALLVPAAGGIVEVVLSISAISGGPLLAPPLWALFSKRINGKTTFWITVVGLTVNLFFKVLSPWLLDFKLSRAVETIVGIGLPLVLLLAYELYARSKGLIAEEYELYLTSKATRKAEKLAETEEEATEVKRQNRFGMQVIAGALVFVAVVLLGLSAFATSGGTVTAGIAVVVLLGAIIPWQAARRIITP, encoded by the coding sequence TTGAACTCACTGATTGATACCGCCGTCATCTTTATTTTCTCGGCTTTTGTGCTCGGAATTGGGATGCTGTTTGCCCGCACGGGGCGCAACCTCAAATCGTTTTTTGCGGGGGGAGAAGCCGTGCCTTGGTTCATTGGTGGACTGTCGCTGTTCATGTCCTTTTTCTCGGCAGGTACGTTCGTGGCGTGGGGGTCAATTGCCTACAAACACGGCTGGGTAGCCGTTACCATTCAATGGACGATGTGTATCGGGGCCATTATAACGGCCTTGTTTTTATCTCCGCGCTGGCGCGCTACGGGCAACCTCACGGCGGCAGAGTTTATCCGCGAACGCCTCGGTGAGCGCGTCCAGAAAACATACATCGGCATTTTTACGTTGGTTTCAGTTTTTATCAAAGGGTCGGTGTTATACCCCGTGGCCAAGCTGGTGAGTGTGTCATTAGGCTTTCCCTTGATTGAGTCCACCATCGTGTTGGGAATTTTCATGATTGCTTACACGGCCGTTGGCGGACTGTGGGCGGTGATGGTCACGGACATCTTGCAGTTTGTCATCCTGACGGCTGCAGTGTTTATTTTACTCCCGCTGTCGCTCAGTAAAGTCGGTGGTTTTGAGAGTTTTACACATCAAGTACCCGATGATTTTTTCAACTTTCTCCACGGCGAATATACCTTTGGGTTTGTGATGGCTTTTGTGCTTTACCACATTGCGTACATTGGCGGCAACTGGACGTTTGTTCAACGCTACACCAGTGTCGATAGCCCCAAATCGGCCCGTAAAGTCGCATTTTTGTTTGCGGCGTTGTATTTCATCAGTCCCATGATTTGGATGCTGCCTCCGATGATTTATCGGGCATTGAACCCAAGTTTGGAAGGATTGGACACCGAAAACGCCTACTTGATGATTTGTAAATCTGTGCTACCTCCTGGCTTACTAGGTTTGATGCTCACGGGAATGTACTTTTCGACTTCTGCCAGTGCCAATACGACCCTCAATGTCGTCTCAGCCGTTTTTACCAATGATATTTACAAAGGTTTTATCAATCCGCAAGCCTCTGACCAACAGCTCATTAAAGTGGCAAGACGTTCATCGTGGGGATTTGGATTGGGCATGATTGTCATTGCGTTGTTGGTGCCTGCCGCGGGCGGAATTGTCGAGGTAGTGCTGAGCATTTCGGCCATTTCGGGTGGCCCGCTGCTGGCACCACCGCTTTGGGCGTTGTTTTCCAAACGTATCAACGGCAAAACTACCTTCTGGATTACTGTTGTCGGTTTAACCGTCAACTTGTTTTTTAAAGTGTTATCTCCTTGGCTGTTAGATTTTAAACTAAGTCGTGCCGTAGAAACTATCGTGGGCATTGGTCTGCCGTTGGTGTTACTTTTAGCTTACGAATTGTACGCCCGCTCAAAAGGACTCATAGCTGAAGAATACGAATTATACCTGACCTCCAAAGCAACGCGTAAGGCTGAAAAACTCGCTGAAACCGAAGAAGAAGCGACCGAAGTCAAACGCCAAAACCGCTTCGGAATGCAGGTCATTGCGGGAGCGTTGGTGTTTGTAGCCGTGGTCTTGTTGGGATTAAGTGCCTTTGCAACATCGGGCGGAACGGTGACAGCGGGAATTGCAGTGGTGGTGCTGTTGGGTGCCATTATTCCATGGCAAGCTGCTAGACGAATTATAACGCCCTAA